The window ttcattaattttttatatatcatCAGAATCCATTATAGCTCCTGGATAAAATGCAGCACAAGCACTAAACCTCAGAAAATATGTGACCTCTAGTGGGAGAATATGAATAACTGGAAGAGAAACAGTTTCCAAGGGAAGTAAACAGTAccatttccttttcattttccctaGACAGATATTGGGACAGAACTATCTTCTGTAATTCAAGAGAGTTATTCTTCTGCACCATTGACAGAAGAAACCGAAGATGAAGCATCAACACCAAAATTAATTGATGGGTCTTCAGCACAGGGGTCAGGGGTTCTTGGACCCCAGACTCAAGATGGTTAGtaggaaagaaattattttcatgtgtAGCTTTGATTTTGAGCAagcccattttatttttttactgaaaatgaaGTACATCATTTCTGTATGCCTCTTACTTCAGAAAGACACAATATGCCTATCTTGAAGCCTTCAAAGTCAGATAGGTGCCTAGTCAAAAGGTTTCCATACTATTTCATTCTAATACCTGTGCCAGTGAAGATTTACAACTCAAAAATTTGCTGCTCATTGGCAATGCTACCAGtacttgtttttctgtcttacaTTTCAATGTCATTATCAACTGTCTAATAATTATTTGCTGCATGGCCTTACAAATATAGTCATACAAAGTATAATTAAAATGTTGAAGAATTTTTGACCATGGAAACTATGCACTGAAAAACTTAAGGAACGGGAGCTGCTTAGaactttttaatgaaaattattttcagttcttcTGGCTATAGTGAAATAAGAATTTTATAAATCTTGCAGGAGAATAAAAATTGCAAAACACAATCTGTCCCTCTCCGACACAACTTTTGCACTGCTAATTTTTGACATTTGTCAGAAGCTCCTCTAAATTAGAGTAGGTAAAGCTCACTCCATTGTTGTGCAGGATCATTTTGTGTTGTATGGTGATCAATATACAGTAACAGGAAAATGCTACTTTTTACTATGCCCAGCACTACAGCTGAGTGccatagaagaaaaataaaattaaagaaacaaaacaaaacaataaaataaaattaaagaaacaaaacaaaacaaaaaaaaccataaacCCCGAGAGTTCCTGCTTCCAAAATTATGTGTTCATGGAAGTTAATAATTCATAGTCTTATTTTGTTACCAGACAAAAATATACAGTGTcaagaaaagtaaaaatggATGAGAACTTCCCAGGAGAttccagaaaagagaaaaaataaagtccCATACCCCTTTTCAATTTTGAAAATTACAAGACGTTACAATATGTCCTGTAAATATTATATTTGATGAATTCTGTATCTGTCAACGGTTTTGAGTACTGAATGCAAATTCAGTAGTGCATCAACTAAAGAAATGCTCAAGACAGTAAGATATCAAATCAGATGTCTCTAGTGTCTTCCTTTTTTAAGCAGCATATTTTCCTGTCAGATGTTGCTGCTATTGTCCTGGTATTGAATAGAAGAATATAAGGCTCAGTGACATTAAGCCAAGCTCATTTTTCTTGTTGATATATTTTTGAATCCTTCTTTTAtctctggttgtttttttttgttgtccACCAGGCACAGGTGAAAAATACCACTCCTCTAAAACTAGGACAGGGTGAAACCCTTTCCCCAAACTATGGTACTATATTCCaatattatgaaaaaatatCAGCCATCCTTAACTCTGTATTCATTTAGGCCTAGATTTGCTGGATTAGTTCAAGGTGTGAATATTTCTTCCCCAGTGTCAGACCTCCTTTCTCCAATTTGAACTGTCCTGTGGAGAAAGTTATGGAAAGCATGAAAGGATCCTTATCGCTCCAGAAACTGTATTCCTGGATGCCTAAATTGAGATtatcacataaaaataaaagagtacTCTGGTTACTGATTCTTTAATCTTGTCTCAAAAGGCACCTCAATAACCTACAAATTGGGGCAGATTAAGAAGGCACATCTCTCATGTAGCCACATCTGATATGGAGGTAAAACTAATCtgcaagaaaaccattttcatATTCCCCAATTATCCTACTATCCTATAAGTAGCAAGAGCAAACAACCCCATCTGCTacaaggaggaggaaaacctgAAACAGAAAAGTATTTCTCTGGGATTAAAAGATGACAAACAGATATGCTGATTTATACTCATAATCGAGGAAAAGATGTATCAAAAAGTTAGTGTCACAAGAGTTACAATCTGTTTATTAAAATTGTTAGAGGGATGCCTCTGCCTGAATTAAGGTCCAAATGAGACCATATGCCAAAGTGAATAGGATGGATTTCATTTAATAGTAAGTGTGAGTGAGGAGGGAGAGttagaaagaaatataaaaagggagggggaggagagaaagagTAACAGAGAGACAGATTAAGTAGAAAATATCATTCATCAGCTATTATTCCTCCATCTAGGAATACCTCCACCTGCTATCTTAAGGAGAAATCAACTTCTGGGTGATTGATGTCACCAAATATTCTACTATAGTCTGAGAAACAATTTATTAGAACAAATTAATTGTACTCCTAGAcataagaagaaaattttaatttaaattttaatttaaaatttattttaaaattgttttattaattttaattaattaaatttaaatttaattcattaatattattttagttatttttaaaatgtttaaaattatatttaaaatattttgatcacCTTACTGTTGCAATTATATGATTTGGTGATCAAAGCAGAATGAGAAGTGAACTTTACCATAGACAAAGTCTGATTGTTAGGTGATCATATGAGCATTACATTGTAGGAATTTATGTATGATTTTTATACATGTCCTTTCTAacaaagtgttttcttttaaattccttGATAGGTCTTCCCACTTGCCTTTTGTGTACATGCCTAGGCACCACAGTCTACTGTGATGATCGTGACCTTGATGCTGTTCCACCATTGCCTAAGAAAACCACGTATTTCTATTCACGCTATAACAGAATCAAGAAGATCAGCAGAAATGACTTTGCTAACTTAAGTATGGATAGCAGTATTATTGAAATCAGCCTTAATTTTGATTGCTTCTGGAATATAACAACCAAAAATATAgtgatatattttttataatgtTTGATTATGGTAAATTTTACAcataaatgtatatttatttattttgttacttTGGAGCATAAAGATCCATACATCAGATGCAGATTCTCTGCCAAACATTTGAATTATTATAAATAACAATgatcattgattttttttttttttgctgtttcttacAATCAACtttagaaaagtaattttaccCCCCAAATATTCAATTTAATTtggggtttgtatttttttattggaaaaaatgcttgagtatattttataaaaaagtCAATATATCAAATTTTTTACATATAGAAAATtgttgaaaaaaagaaaggtaatgaaaatatgtttctttccctttgaGTGTCCTTTTTCCAAAAGATAATAATTTATAAGATTCCCATAACACACAGAAATCTTAAAACTCAACTTTGAAGTCTTTCACTGAAAGATGTATAAAGAATGATAcaggcagggttttttttgtaatttcagGAAATACATTCTTATAAGTCTGTTGTATCTTATTTCTCTTCCAGACCATTTAAAGAGGATTGATTTGACTGCAAACTTCATATCAGATATCCACAAGGATGCCTTCCGAAGATTGCCCCAACTTCAGGAGTTGGTGCTTCGTGACAACAGGATAAGGCAACTCCCTGACTTACCATCTACCTTAACGTTCATTGATGTTAGTAAGAACAGGCTTGGTCGCAGAGGGATACCAAATGAGGCATTTAAAGTAAGTTTGGGTGTGACGGCAAaatcttttcttcctctctccagAGGATGTGGTTAGAAGTGTAGCCTATTCTCacaagagagatgctccagtctgCTAATCATCTTTGTAGCCCTCAAATGGACCTACTCaaggagctccatgtctctctctTGTCCTGTGAAGCCCAGAGCTGGcttccagatgtgcctcaccaggGCAGAGTAGGGGGGCAGGATCTCctcccctgacctgctggcaataCTCTTCCTAATACACCTAAGGACTCCATtgtggccttcttggccacaaggGCACTGCTGATTCATGGACAGCCTCACCAGGACCCCAGgttcttctctgcagagctgctttccagcagatcGGCCCCCAGCCTGCACTGCTGTGTGGGGTTATTATTTACCAGATGCAGGACCCTGTATTTGCCTTTGTTGAATTTCAGATGGTTCTTCTCAACCCATCTCTCCAATTTGTTGGGATCATTCTAGAGGGCTGTGTAGCCCTCTGGGATATTGGCCACTCCTCCAAGCTTTGTGTCTTCAGTCAGCTTTCTAAGGAGGCATCTGTCCCTCCACCCAAGTCATTGATGAACATGTTAAACAATACTGACCCAGCACTGAACCTTGAGGGACGGCATTAGTGGCAGACCTCCCACTAGACTGCCATTGATTATGCCCTTCTGGGATCTGCCGTTCAGTCAGTTCTAAATCCACCTCACTTTCCACTCTTCCAGTCCACACTTCCTGAGTTTGCTAAGAGTATACTGTGAGAGAAAATGtcaaaagccttgctgaagtcagGATAGAAAATACTCAGTGTTCTCCCCTCACCCATTCTGGCTgttctttcatttcagaaggCAATCAGGTTGGTCAAGCATGATTTACCTTTAGTGAATCCATGCTGGCTACTCCTGATGATCTTCTTGCCATCCCTGGGGATAGAGATGGCCTCTGGAATGAGGTGCTCCATCACCTTTTCAGGGATTGAGGTGAAGATGACTGGATAGTAATTCTCTAGATCCTCCTTGCCCTTTTTGTAGATAGGGGTGACACCAGCTTACCTCCAGTCCTCAGGCACTTCTCCTGATCCCTGTGACCTTTGAAAGACCACTGTGAGCAGTGTAGCTATGGTATCTGCCAGATTTCTCAGCACTCATTCCTCCAAGAAGTTCAATTTACCTTTTGAAATGGAATGAGAAATGTATCTTTTACTCAGGCATTTCTTATACAGCTATCATTTACTTCAACACAATACACTTCTGCAAAATTGAGTAGCCTTGTCACAAAAGAAAGGAAGTAACATTATCAATAAAGTAACACCTTTAATAATTCTGTGGatatttgaaaaacatttttccccttcattttaATCTGAATATCTAACCCTCATCAGCAACATTTTCAGCCTATGCACATCAGAGTTGATGTCTttgaatttctgtctttttacCATATCATgaggaaacaaaatattttgctatCCATTGCTGTTCATTGCAGTGATAGATTTCAAACATACTTGCCAGAGATTTTCAAAAATGTCTGTcatctccccttttttttttttcatcttcctctAGAATCTGGATGAACTGCAGCATCTTTATATCACTGACAATAATTTGGATCACATTCCACTGCCACTCCCTGAAAGCCTCCAAGCGCTTCATCTTCAGGTAGGCTACAAAAGAAATTGCTCCTTATATCAGGCTCCAATAATATGTACAACTGGGAAGGGCAAACTTTTTCTTGTAGTGTTTGTTCTGTTTATCCAAAAGCATTCTTACTTGATGAAACAAGCTATGGCAAACAAAATTAACTACTGATTGCTGTCTttcaaagaagtaaaatttaGCTCAGCTAAgcattatttttcagaatttttagtacaatatttttcaaaaaacaaattCTAAAATTACTATTGtctaataatttctttttgaattCTTCCTTTTAaccttttccagctctgtttctTCCCCTTTATCTCCTCTTGTACTAATTTACAGTTTTGTTTATCAGATGTTTTTACTTACtacatcagagaaaaaaaaattcagtaagCAATGTAATGTACCTCACATTGTTTAACCTCTATCTTTCAGTAAGTAAATTTATTGAAACTCTCTGCCTGTTTGTTTTTCACTTGTTTGTGCctgtaaattaaatattcagtgCTATGTCCTATAGAAAAAAGTTAGTGAGCTGGACATTTTCCACACCAATTTTTGACTAGAAAAGGAATGGAGAAGGGAAGAATTTTCAGACAGCCATCATTTTAGGTAATGAACTTTTAAGTCCCAGTTTCCTGACAATGCTGTATTCCAGCAATTCATTGTTGAGAATGGTTTGCTTCAAGAAGCTCCATGAATATAAGGCATGGAAGAGCAATTTAAATCAAAGGAATAATACCAAAACCATTCAATTTTcccagtatatatatatatatatatatatatatatacatatatgtatatgtgtgtgtgtgtgtgtgtgtgtgtgagttaAATTAATGTGAGAGGGTCTGGGGAAAGGAAATTGTCACAGATAAAATTTCAGAGTTGTACCCTGTCAGGTTGAGGCATATTAGGATGATAATTATGTTTCTAGGATTTTTGGACTGGCCTGTGGATCAAATTTTGGCTTAATAAGACTCTTCACTATAAtctggaaatgaaaatgctCTATACTTCAACCAGCCTCCTCCTTCAAAGCCTGTCTCTGCTACATGGTTTGAGTTACTTTGTTTTGAAGCTTTGCACTGGCCAAGAAATTTTCCCCTGCTTGGAAGATTTCTCTGTTAATGACTTGCCACCACAATCTGGGCCCTTTAGTTCAAGCAAGTATCCATCTAGACACTGAAAATACATCCATAAATGGTTTTTCAGAGTAAAAAAACTACTTTCAGGTAACTATTCTGATAGCTTATTTTTGattgcttgttttcttttagaaCAACAACATTCAAGAGATGCATGAAGATACTTTCTGCAAAATGAGAGATTTTACTTATGTGCGTAGGGCCCTCGAAGACATCAGACTGGATGGTAATCCCATCAACCTGAGCAAAACGCCTTATGCATACATGTGTCTACCCCGTTTGCCAGTTGGTAACCTCATCTAAGCTTTGACAGCAGCCAAGACTGTCATTTGCTGTAAGAATCTCTAAAGACAAATCATTAACTCACTGCTACATTAACCTCAATGAATTTTTACAAATATCATTGAtttgagaaatatttctgttaatgTTGGAATTGATTACTGAGATACTGAGATTATGAAAtgctaaaagaaaaatccattatCTACCCAACTGCAAGTAATTTAGCAATATcaagaaaaatactttattaCAAAAACACTGCAAATACCAAACTTTTTGCTGAATTGTTCAGACCTAATGTATGaattctaaatttaaataattttacataTTAAAGTCTAACTATTACATGgtaactgaagaaataaaaataaaatatgtgtaCACAAATGATTTTTtattgggttttattttaattaaatattattttctcagagATACATCCATTTTTCTACTTCTTTCCTTAAAGGTCCCTTCATTTTGGAAAAGTACCGGTAATATTCCAAAAAACATGctttcttcagaaaagagaatCTTTCCTTGAATCAATAATGAAATATAGGGCACAAATCTCAAGCATCAAATCTCAAACATCTATCTATGCTTTTTTCAGCAATAATTTAACTTTGTAATGCTGCTGAGACCCAAAGCTGTTTTCTGTATCTTTGATAAGCTTGTCTGACAGATTATGTGGTAATAAAAATCTCACATAATATagcatatttgaaaaatattagaTTTTATTCCtcatagaaaatgaaaacaacctCCTTTTGtcatatttacatatataaaatttttcAGTTCAATACACTAAGGACCAGGATTCAGAGACCAAGTCACAAATCACCTTGGGGAGCTCAATGTCCAATTACTTGATTCACAAAACATCCCTGTTTTACTGTTTAGCAGACTTTCCAGGTAAAGATTAAAAAGTTTCCATAGTAGAATAGTTTGAACAACTCTTCTCCTCTAGTGGAGGAGATTTAATACATTTCTCTAGAGAGAAAACCCCCAGGAAAGATTCACTAGATACAACATACGTATCTAGTGTTCTGTGGTCACAAGCAGCAAATAAGACCTGCACATATTCAGTGATAAAGATTTGATGAAAGactttggcaaaaaaaaaaaaaaaaaaaaatccctttgaaCATAACAAATCAACCTAGAAAATCTGGTATTTGTTCAATATCTAAGTTCCCTTTCATTCAGCTGAACATATATGctcatttaaaatgtaaatgataAATTTCTGTTGGGCCAGACAATGGAAACTGTTAACAGAGACCTCACTCTTCACTCTCACTGCCACTTTCTAGAAGTGAGCACACACAGAACATCAGACAGACTAAAGTCATCATGTTTTGAGTTGGGATGAAGGAGATGAGGTAAGGACAGGATATGGAGTGATAGGATGAAGCAAGAGAGGAAGTAAACAGTGTTGAGAGCAGAGACAGGTCATTCTTGTTCTCTCTTGTCTTGCtgaaaggcagagggagagcaGCAAAATTCCAAAAGCCTTAGACCCTAGCTtcatttagttttattttcaagcaATTCTAGCCTTTCTTTTCCATCCACATGCCACCTCCATGCCGTCATCAGTTCATCATTTTCTGAGCAGAACATGTGCTCTGGGAAAGATAAAAATTCAAAGGTTGAGGGTGAGGTGAGGGGGAGCACTAAAGCCCCTTCCACAGTCGCTGCAGTAGGTTGAATCCTCCCCTGAGCTCTTGTACAGAGGTCAAGCTCCAAGCCATGGTGATGAATTTGCTACCCATACTGCATCTGTTTTAGGGAAGATGCATTCCTGTTGGAGATGGCAAACCTTGCTAATCATGAAGAGTATGGTGCACCTCAGTTATACAAAGGAATATGGATGTCCAGATGTCTGGTCCCCAAACATATTCTGCGGTGCAAATCTGCAATGTCAAGATTATTTTGCAAGATACTTTCAGATCAAGGGCAGTGAGGAAAGGGTATactgaaaataaagaacaacTATTGTGCTCCAGAAATCAAGAAATACTAATGGGAATATAATCTCTCTAAACCTTGCCTTGGAAGAAATCTCCAAAATACCAGACCTGAGCTCCCTCTCTTGTATAGTGGTCAACTGTACTAATCTAAAGCAGACCTTATTGAGTTGTGAAAATCTAGCGAGGGAGTTCACAGGTTTTGAgcatatattttccattttttgtgtgtgtttgtgtgttctTTCCCTTACCACATCAGAGTGTTATCAGAGGTAAtacagctgctgctcttcccactTCAGATAACCATTCAGAGGTTAGCAGAAACAATGCTAAGGTCACATGTTTGAATCATGTATGGGCCAATCTGCTACAGCTTTCTACCGCTCCTGCCCAGACACATACCAAAAGCCATGGAAGTGAACAGACTCCTTTCCTTTCAGGTGGAAATTTCTGCTACTTAGCCTCTTCTGGGAATACAATTCTTATAAAAGCTCCTGTTTGTGAATCACAAAAGTAAAACCAGtgctaattttaaaagaaaagattgCTATTACATTTCATATGTTTTATCTTCGGGGCAGCAGTTGTGTGCTTGAAATTTTTTAAGAATGCCTGCAAGGACTATCACAGGAGAAATAAAGAACTTGTAAAAAATTTCTTGGCCTGGGGAACAGTGGTGGGAGAGCATAAGGTACCTGAAACAGCAGAGCTATCTTACCCTTGAGATCTTCTTGGTAAATCCTGTTAAGTTAGGCTTTTTGGAGTGATGCAGCTATTGCTGCTACCgggctctggagctgggaagcATGCAGGGTTACTTCAGCAGCACGATCCGTTGACCAGTACAAATATTCCTTCAGCCAC is drawn from Poecile atricapillus isolate bPoeAtr1 chromosome W, bPoeAtr1.hap1, whole genome shotgun sequence and contains these coding sequences:
- the LOC131591918 gene encoding epiphycan, translating into MQTFVNVFLGFFIFESVGAAPITDTIIYDSEFYDIPLGELPHPFAYDENKQSDRVETDIGTELSSVIQESYSSAPLTEETEDEASTPKLIDGSSAQGSGVLGPQTQDGLPTCLLCTCLGTTVYCDDRDLDAVPPLPKKTTYFYSRYNRIKKISRNDFANLNHLKRIDLTANFISDIHKDAFRRLPQLQELVLRDNRIRQLPDLPSTLTFIDVSKNRLGRRGIPNEAFKNLDELQHLYITDNNLDHIPLPLPESLQALHLQNNNIQEMHEDTFCKMRDFTYVRRALEDIRLDGNPINLSKTPYAYMCLPRLPVGNLI